The sequence gacatcttgtggcaagtcacttaagggacactggttaggtttaaaattttaatgtatattcttactttgttactaagAGAGACtctgtcaggactcctgggttctatctcagctctgggaggggactggggtctagtgggttacagtggggggaggggaggctatATAAGaacagaatggccatactgagtaagaccaatggttcatctaacccagtatcctgtcttctgatagtggccaataccaggtgtttcagagggaatgaacagaacaggcaatcatcaagtgattcatccagtcctccactcccagcttctggcaaacaaaggctagggacatgCAGGGTGTTggatccctgcccaccctggataatagccattgatggacctatactccatgaacttatctagttcttttttgaaccctgttatagttttggccttcacaatatcccctggcaaagagttccactggTTGCCTGTCAAgtaatactttcttttgtttgtttaaaatctgctgcctgttcatttcactgggtgaccccaggtgtttgtgttatgtgaaggagtaaatatttccttattcaatttttccacaccactcatgattttatagccttctatcatattctcccttagtcatctcttttccaagctgaaaagtcccagtcttttcaatctctcctcagacAGAAGTTATTACATACCCCAATCATTTCTGTTACCCTTCTCTGTGTACCTTTTCCAaatcaaatatatcttttttgagatagggtaaccaaatctgcacacagtattcagtatgtgggtgtaccatggatttatatagtggcaatatgatatttactgtcttatctatccctttcctaaagattcccaatgttctgttagctttttcgATTGTCAATCCACATTgagcagatcatagaatcatagaatatcagagttggaagggaccactggaggtcatctagtccagagcaggaccaatccccaactaaatcatcccaagcagggctttgtcaagcatgaccttaaaaacttctaaggaaggggattccaccacctccctaggtaacgcattccagtgtttcaccaccctcctagtgaaaaagtttttcctaatatccaggctaaatttcccccactgcaacttgagaccattactccttgttctgtcatctgctatcactaagaatagtctagatccatcctctttggatccacctttcaggtagttaaaagcagctatcaaatcccccctcattcgtctcttctgcagactaaacaatcccagttccctcagcctctcctcataaatcatgtgttccagacccctaatcatttttgttgcccttcgctggactctctccaatttttccacatccttcttgtagtgtggggcccaaaactggacacagtactccagatgaggcctcaccaatgtcgaatagaggggaatgatcacgtccctcgatctgctggcaatgcccccacttatacatcccaaaatgccattggccttcttggcaacaagggcacactgttgactcatatccagcttctcgtccactgtcacccctaggtccttttctgcagaactgctgcctagccattcggtccctagtctgtagcggtgcattggattcttccgtcctaagtgcaggactctgcacttgtccttgttgaacctcatcagatttcttttggcccaatcctccaatttgtctaggtccctctgtatcctatccctacccttcagcatatgtaccactcctcccagtttagtgtcatccgcaaacttgctgagggtgcaatccacaccagaTCATTAATCATTAAaaatccagatcattaatgaagatattgaacaaaaccagccacaggaccgacccttggggcactccgctagataccagctgccaactagacatggagccattgatcactatccgttgagcccgacaatctcgccaactttctacccatcttgtagtgcatccatccagcccctacttctttaacttgctgacaataatactgtgggagaccgtgtcaaaagctttgctaaagtcaaggaataacacgtccactgctttcccttcattcacagaaccagttatctcatcatagaaggcaattagattagtcaggcatgactttcccttggtgaatccatgctgactgttcctgatcactttcctcttgtctaagtgcttcagaattgattccttgaggacctgctccatgatttttccagggactgaggtgaggctgactggcctgtagttcccaggatcctcctccttctcttttttaaagattggcactacattagcctttttccagtcttccgggacttccctggatcgccatgagttttcaaagataatggacaatggctctgcaatcacatccgccaattcctttagcactctcggatgcaatgcatccggccccatggacttgtgcacgtccagcttttctaaatagtcccgaaccacttctttctccacagagggctggtcacctcctccccatgctgtgctgcccagtgcagtagtctgggagctgaacttgttcgtgaagacagaggcaaaaaaagcattgagtacattagctttttccacatcctctgtcactaggttgcctccctcattcagtaaggggcccacactttccttggatttcttcttgttgccaacatacctgaagaaacccttcttgttactcttaacatctcttgctagctgcaactccaggtgtgatttagccttcctgatttcactcctacatgcccgagcaatatttttatactcatccctggtcatttgtccaaaagatcagcaaggatttcactgttaagccaagctggtcgcctggcatatttactattctttctacacatcaggatggtttgttcctataaccccaataaggattctttaaaatatagccagatctcctggactcctttctccctcatgttattctcccaggggatcctgcccgtcagttcccggagggagtcaaagtctgcttttctgaagtccagggtccatattctgctgctttcctttcttccctttgtcaggatcctgaactcgaccatctcatggtcactgcctcccaggttcacatccacttttgcttcccctactaattcttcccggtttgtgagcagcaggtcaagaagaactccgcccctagttggttcctccagcacttgcaccaggaaattgtcccctacattttccaaaaacttcctggattgtctgtgcaccgctgtattgctctcccagcagatatcaggatgattgaagtcgtcCATGAGAACCatgagatgttttcagagaactgtccacaatgactccaagatctctttcttgatgggtaaCACATAATATAGAcctcattattttgtatgtatagttgggattatattttgccacatgcattactttgcatttaatctaccttgtgttgcccagtcatccagttttgtaagatccttttgtaactctttgcagttagctttggacttaattatcttggaaaatttgcaaatgatacaaaattactcacctcactgtttacctcttttttcagatcatttatgaatatgttgaacagtactggtcccagtacagacccctaggggatgccactatttacctctgtccattctcaccatttatttctaccctttgtttcctatcttttaactgcagtgcctggcacagctTCCAGGATCATCCAActatccttaatttaatttaaggaCAAGTCTTTTGTTaccttaatcaccctgcctctgtttacaAACAAaggcagaagctgggagcagcacagaactcatcacaTATCACACTCAAGCTGTGTTGCAGTTGAGAGCTCCCTCTGGGGCTAGGGCATGTGTTGTGAGCAGACCTCAGGTACAAaacttgtggggaggggagggcagggagagggctagAGCCCTCCCACCCACCTGCCAAATGCTGCCCTGACTGCTGTGGCAAAATGATTTTGTGAAAACTGGccacttcatttaggtgcctaaatggaaactgagctattttgaaaatctgtaCCCAATTGTGCATGCTGAACACTTACAAATCTGGTCATAAGGTCAGACAGGAAATAGAAGTGAAACAGATTCCAGGACATTCCTAAACTTGTAGCTAAGTTCAGAGGTTCTGAGGATTTTTTAACACTGAATTAAAACATAAGTGAACTTAATGCTGGTGAAAAATCCAGGCCAACAAGGCTAAAAACTAAAATGCTCTGTTTATACATAGGAGAAGTGTAGTAGTGCTAACTTGCTCCACTGCCCTGTCATTATGTTCCAACCTAGACCTGGAATGAAGACCACTTCAAGGGGTAGGAAGGCAGTTAATTTGTGTGGCCTCCTGGCCAATAGTGACAACATGGGAGACAGTTAATACTAATGCTGTTAGTTTTGGTGATGTAAACACTAGCTCCCTAAGATCAACAGGTGGGTCCAAAGAAAAATTCATTCTGAATATTAGGGAAATATTTCTGATCTTGAGATGGTTTAGATAATAGTTTCTTCAATGGAAATGTGGGTAAGCCCCATCACCTTGTATATTTACAATAATACCAGACAAATTGATAGGAATGTATAATAGAAAAGAAGCTTGGCAGAGAGGCTGACTGATTTCTGACAGTCCTAGAGAATGAAATCCCCTATCAGCACAGCCTTTCACCAGTGCTAAAACATTTATTTACTTGTTGGCTGCTGGTCACTAGGTGGTGCTGTTGGCTCACATGTTGACTACAACTAaaaaagcataattttttttaacctgctgtATTGCAGGATCCCATTGAGCTGGAAATCAGTGCCTTTGAATATGGCTTATTTGGTTTCCTCTGCTCCAGAGGACCTGCACCAGATTGTCAAGTGCAGACTGCACCACAGTCTGCACCTTACTGAACATTTTCCACTATGGTAAGAAAATTGAAATAATTCAACACAGTCTCCATCAAGCGCTATACAGTTCTCACTGTAATAACACATACAACTTCTTTACAACAGAGAGAGGATTAAAATGGCTTTCTTTCTGGGACAATTTTGAGAAACAATCCatagaaaaggttaaaaaagtcAAAGAAACACTATGAAATAAGTATGGATGTCTGAGCATAATAATGCAACTTTGCAACTATTAATCCAGCTATTCTGCAATCCCATATTGAACCATATTGGGTCAATCTGGAATTGTATCTGTTCTTTCAACTGGAGAAATCactctttgtttttcttcctaaGGCCAGTTTCTAAAGCAAAACAACTGCTGTATTTCCATTGCAAAAACATCTGCTTTTTAGAAGATGGCAAAGAGATCCCTAAATCTACAATTTATAAATCAGATTGGGATCCTCTAGGAAGATATCAAAAAAGGATCAGTTGTATATAtgataaatataatataataattataatactaTGCCTAAAATCATAGAATAAGAATACATAAAAACAGAGACATTGTTACTTTTTGTTTCAACAATACATGTATTTGGCAGAACACATTTGTATATACAGTCACATCAATAATGCTTAATAAACTAGAAGATAATCCATTTGTAAGGCATCTGTAGATATTTCATGACTGAAAAAATGAGTCTGAAATGATTTCTTAACAGTCGCAATTTCACTAACAGATATGAGGactgtttattcctgtttttgttcaGTGCCTTTAGTTTCCTTCAGCATCTCTTGCCAGttcttttccatctcttcttTGCAGTTGAGGAATGCATCTTCCAGTCGCCTCATGGAGTTGGCCAAGTCTGGGTTGGTACGCATAACCACCATATCATATGCCATCCAGGTTGCCTGCACTGCAACAACGCAACCAACAGATATTAGAAATTCAGCAATGTTAGGACAGCAGGGAAATAATTGATATTCAGGGGAACAGTAGTGGGAATGAATGGTTACCAGTTCTAATCCTTGGCTGAATGTTCCTACAATGGAATAAATTGAACAGGtgggaagtgatttttttctgttcacaGAAAAATCTgcaattttggatttttttccatgACAAAATAGAgtgaaaactaaacaaaaaatgaaatttctcatgaaattaaatgaaattttcttgagtcaatcaaaacattttgttccaactttgattttttcattttacattatATCAAATTTAAAACactgaaatgaaatgtcatttcaaaatggaaaatcaaaCCATTCTGTTCTGAAAAGGCTGAAATAGAATGTTTAAACCTTAccaaaatactttttcacattttcttttgaaacaaaatttcattgaaatcgACAGTTTCTACATTTTGCTTTTGACGAATTggtattttctgacagaaaaagttCAGTCAGAAAATTCTAACTAGCTCTAATAATAGCCAAAGAGCACACTCAGCTCAGTGCTCACAAGTAACCCTGCAGTAACAAATCAGTTTGCACAATCCCATCTTTCCTAATCAATCCCACAATACCAAAACCAATGTGAACAGCTCCAAGTATCTAGGCAGCCTACACTAACAAACTActgttaagtatcagaggggtagccatgttagtctgtatccacaaaaacgaggagtctggtggcaccttaaaggctaacaaatttatttgggcataggctttcgtgggtaaaaaatccacttcttcagaggcatggagtgaaaattatagataCAGGCATTATTATACTTATAATACAAtacttataataaaaataataatatacttatgtatatttaatatataaatatattatacttataataatgcctgcatctgaaattttcactccatgcctctgaagaagtgagttttttacctatgaaagctcatgcccaaataaatctgttaaactACTGTTAGCAATCCTCTGATAATCAGTTAAGCATTCACCATTAATACCACAGTAAATCGGTACAAACTGCTCATCATCTCACAAGCAGTCCTACAATGAGAAACAATTCACACCCACCAGTGCTCATGAGCATATCAATAAAACTTTATAGCTACTTTTATACGAACTGTCTCAAAATACTATGGAGTTAAAATGTTGGAACCAGTAGCAGCATTTCTACACTAATGTTCCTAGTTTTGCTATTACTGGTGCTGCAGCAGTAAGAAAATTGAAGGAAacttttagtgtagacaaggcctcagaatCTGGTGACGATATTCATGTTTACAAATCTGAAAttcactttccacaaatattctttAAAACCCACTTAAAATTTTATGATTCTGAAAACATCCCTTTCAATAAATTTATTCACTGGAATACCTGTAGAAAATGGGCACAAAGGGTGCAAACATATTATGAGCAAATTtgatataaatgtaaacaaatatttgctgaaagatttttttattttttacagtattTCTTCAGCTCTAGTAGTCAGTGGTGTTTgaggactgggggtggggaaatgtgtGATCTTGTCTTTTGTAGATATGAAGGTAAGAAGCAGTATTCTGTGCATACTGAAAAAATATCTATGATTTAGGGAAGCTCTGCAATAACTAACAAAATAGCATATGCAGTCCTGTGCTCAATAACAACCTTGTGATAACAAATCAGCATTTGCATAAGTGACTCTATTTACAAACCACATGTCCTTACAATAAAGAAACATGTACAGGCATACTGGTGGAGGAAATCCCCCCATATTTCACTTTCAAGTATCTTAGATGAGTTGAAAGAGTGACTTTCCGCTGAGACAAGCTCAGCTCTAAGTTTGGTCCCTGATTGGGCAGCACATCTGCTCATTGGTTATGGCCATTCTAGTGCATGATAAGTAATTTAACACTTAAACTACAAGCATTTTCCAGAACTGACAATGTTAAGCATAGGTGAGCACCTTATCTATGATGACTGGCTAAAATGCTTTAGCTTGCATTGTCTGAAGAGGAGAAGGCTACAGGGAAATCTAGAAGGGAATCATAAAAATGTGTGGAAAGATTTATCTAAACCCCTTCCCATTATGTATACAAAATTGAGATTAAATTCACCTATTATTTTCCCAGTTGGATAATCAATGTTTGTCATTCTCTGATCCTGGAGATACCAGTTCTTCCAACGTTTTTCCAAAGCAAATCTATGTTTATGttctaattatgtttttaaacTCTGTAAATTCCTTTGTATTATTTTCTGTTCTCACTACcaactcctcccactttagtatAATCTGTGAATTTCATTTATGAGCTGAGCTATTAACGCCTTCCAGATTACTAATTATGTTAAATATGACCAGTCTGTTCCTGCAGACATTTATACCATGTTTGTCATCACTGTCTGTAGTAACTAAGGATTTCATGTACTGATGTTCTCCATCAGACACATCCCTCAGTTTAATACGTTGTGGTCATTAGAACTCAATCTCATTAACAGATTAGTAGATCTCAATCTTTCTCCTCTTATATTTCTCCTATACAGAGACATTCTCCTCTACTCTTGCATgtttactattattatttctatGCACTGCTGTAATGTTTTCAGCCTCTAACAGCAAATCTATATCCTCCCCAGAAGAAAGCTGCACCTGATAGTTTCTCCATTTCTTCCAGAAGTTTTTCTAAGTCCCTGTTCAAGTCCTCCAGCATTTTTACCATATTGTCATAGTTTCTTTCCCGAGGTTCAGATTTGGCCATCTACAAGAAAAGCAAGAGTGGGGCAAGTAGGGGGAGTAAGGAAATAAAACTTTTTCATACTAAGtggaaaataacattttaaattgtaGCTCTAATAAGATctgtaaaattaaatatattaatatcCTAGATTCACTTGCTAAATTAATTTAGAGCCTATATGATGCGGTGTGGCTCTTGTGTGTTGCCTAGCATTTTCAAATCAATAGACGTTTTGGACACAAAGATCAACAGCCTGCGGGCTCAAGTTCATGCTTTTTGTGAACTTTATAGGGCACTGTACTAAATCAGACCATTAGCAGGTCCTTTATAATCTTCTGCTGTCCTGGACTGGGTTCTTCATCCACCTGCTTTGGCAGTTGCCAATACCTGATGCTTCACTGAAAGATGTAAAATCTCCACCAATACACTAAAACCAAACTTGAGTGTCAAGTTAGGGACTTATATACCATATCTGGGCATCCACATAAATAGCCTGATTTTTAGAGATGCTGAGCCTCCACAATTCACTGACCTTAgcacagagatgggcaaactacgccCTGCGGGTCACATCCGGCCAGCAggcctgtcctgcctggcccctgagctcccggcccgggaggctagcccctggcccctcccctgctgtcctgcctcccctgcagccactctgctGTGTGggcagcgctctggcccgccgctcctgccaggcagcgcagcTTGCACCCGTCCACCTCCCAGGTTTTctaataagcctgtcctgctgctctgagcaacaTGGTAAGGAGGCAGGGACCAGGggttagataaggggcaggaggtcctggggggcagtcaggggacagggagcggttggatggggcagaggtgcaggggggtggggggagtcaggagacagggagcagggggtgttggacAGAGAGTGGGGTCCCGggtgggcagttaggggcagggatcctgggaaggggcagtcaggggacaaggagcagggtggtttggatgggtcaggggttctgagtggggcagtcagggggtggatgggggtggggcagtcagggggtggatgggggtggggccaggctgtttggggaggcaaagcTTTCCCTTCcgggccctccataccgtttcgcaatcccgatgtggccctcgggccaaaaagtttgcccacctcgcCTTATCAGAAGCTGCAGAAGCTCAAcacctgaaaatcaggtcacttgtTTAGGTGCTGAAATACCTAACTTCAGGCAATCAGGTTTCAAAATGTTGGTACTAGCCAATTGTGACCCCAATGACTTTTGTGAAAAGTTCCAGGGGCAGCAGGTGAGCCCAAAAACATTGAACTAATTATATGTAGCTCTGATGTTAAGAGTTGTGTGTTttgttggtgtgttttttttcccccggtTATTTCTCAGTTACATTTGAGACATATTTTTCTAGCTTCTGTTTTGAATAAATGTTGTCGGTAAGGAAGTCAATTTTCCCCATTagatttaaaagcattttaaggAAAAGGTAAGACCTCCAGCCTAAACCCAGACCCCCCTGAATGCTTAAAGCAGCCAGGCCACCCATGTGCAAATTTCAGGAGATTCTTTGTCTCAAAGCCCTGCTTGTAACAGAACACACCCTCTTGTTGTCCCACAACGCTGTTTGCATTTGTTCATCATCTTACACCACTTTTAAGACACAGGAAGTTGTAAAGcattgggccccaatcctgcaaagggaGCCAGAGCCTGGTGTCTGACCACAGCgtccctgacacccccccacacacgtgCAATGCaacagggggcggggccttgaaAGTCAAATGAGCAACGGGGGACataattctttctttcttcacagaTGTACAGAGTCCATTCACGTCTCCTCAGAAACGGGACAATACCTTGGGCGTCGCCttcagccacccccccccccccccccgcagcagcagctgctctgtagCCCCACCCGCAGCTCTGTCCCAGGGCAGGGTCTCTGCGGAGCGGCCTGCTCTGTCCCCGCCCCTGCcacaacggggggggggggcgcggagagGGGTCCCgctaacccctgccccaggctccgcATCCTAAACACCCGCCGCCCGTGTCCCGCCCCGCAGgcagagctccccccccccacgcgcGGTCCCTATCACCCCCCTCCCCGTGACAGCCCGGCTGGCTCCGCTACTCTGCCCCGGTACAGGGACCCCGGGACCTCCCCCGCCTGCGGCGAGCCGTTTTATAGCCCAGTTTAAACGGCCGCGAGCGCCTCACCCTCCCTCTTTCCCGCCCAAACCAACTGTCTTCTTCCCCGCGCGCGCCCCAGAAAAGCAGCTTTGTGCCAACGcgcgccccctcctcccccgactCCACGCGCCTCCTGCTGTGTCACGCGTCTGCGGCCTCGAACTGAGGAAAAAGAAACTAAAACAAGTGGGCGAGAGCGGGAAACTAAAAACGGGTGTTCCCGATTCATCGTCCTCTCTTCTC is a genomic window of Lepidochelys kempii isolate rLepKem1 chromosome 1, rLepKem1.hap2, whole genome shotgun sequence containing:
- the SYCE3 gene encoding synaptonemal complex central element protein 3, with translation MAKSEPRERNYDNMVKMLEDLNRDLEKLLEEMEKLSVQATWMAYDMVVMRTNPDLANSMRRLEDAFLNCKEEMEKNWQEMLKETKGTEQKQE